AAATGTTTGTGGGAGTGGCCACCATACACAGCTGGCaggctgcatttattttattggCTCATTGGTTCTGCAAGCCATTATAAAAGGTGCATGATAAAAATGTGCACTGGATATTtggaacaaaaaaagagaaacatttgTTATAGGTAAATcatctaaatcaggcttcctcaacctcggccctccagatgtttttggcctacaacccccatgatccctagctagcaggatcagtggtcagggatgatgggaattgtagtctcaaatcatctggagggccgaggttgaggaagcctgatccatATAAGGATGGCAGTAGTGTTTGAGATCTGTTGAACCCTCTTCTTTTCCTATTCTTTTTTTTTGAAGATTGCAAGAAGTTAGACTAGAACTCTTAAAGGCTCTGCTGAGGAAAAGGGAAGAGAACCGCAATGAACTGATGGTTACTCGCTTGGATGCTCACTGGTTTAACCTCatgcaagaaaaagaagaaaaaattaaaaaaattcagcatgaacatataaaaggtaaaggaaatgGTAATGGAGTAGAAAGTCTACACCACTGTCTGCTTTCCCAAGCTACGGAAAGCTGATACAGATTTTCATTTAGATGTGCATCTTGTCTGAAATTCCTTCTCAGCAATCCGAAGACTGATAGCCAAGGGGAAAAATGTGGAAGGAAAACTGGATAAAAGAAATGTCATCAGGGACTACACTGAATTTGATTCACAGCCTTATGCTCCTCTATCAAGAATTGGCTACTTTCCAGACAATAGAGCCGACCGTTTCATAGTGAAGAACCCCTTTCTCAACACCTATCAAGGTCAGTCATGCTAAGGAAATCTTCTAGTCCGTTTTCCCTTTTCCTGGACACATGTAAGCTACAAAGGACATGCAGACTTCATCTCCTTTCTGTTCGGGGGAAGGTCAGTTTCATGTGCTCTGTTGTAATCTCTGTGCCTGATCATTGGATCAAAGTGAGTCATTCTCTTTCATCACAATTCCAgtttctctcttcttcctccgcTTCCGCTTCCGCCCCACCCCAATGCTTGCATTCTCTCTTTCCTAGGATTACTTGAGCTGGAGGCATCTCTTCCTGCCTCCGTCACTCAGCCCCGAACTGAAGCTCCCAAAAGGAAAACCACCACTAGGGATGGGTTTATTAAACGGTCGGCTAGACTAGAATTGGAACTGGCACAGGTTTACCAGGTACAGTGCTTTATGTGAGGCCATTGCAACTCTTCCTACCTGAAATCTGTCTCTTACTTTGCTTCCTGAATACCAGCTTTTGGCCATTCTAGGCAAGGAAACTGTGTGCTGAGGCAGAGGCGCCATCTTGGGTGTCAAGGAATGTTGTGGAAAGTAGGAGAGGatgtattgattaaatattatccctccTGACTCAAGCTAGTGAGCAaggagcagagcacattcccttgtacATTTCAGGAAGCTAGTTGATGGATTCGTGAGAATCATCtcagttaagcaatccagtctggcttgcccagtctggattgttcctggtaaatatcccctttatttccctcttaaaaataataacaacacggcagtcttctttaaaagtaatggtaaagtttacttacattcagttcatagTAgtatcctgaaggcaggctttatcttgtagTTACAGTTACATTTAtagagaaaagaagtctgagctaggCCTGTAAGGATGAGCCATGTGGAAGGATAAGCCTTGTGCTGCTAGCTAAGAGCCAGCAGAGGGGTCCGaaaggagaaaatggaaaaagGCGAAAAGAGGAAGGTGGCTGCGTCGCTAGCCCTTTTTACTGTGAGTCCCTGGCCGGGCGACCAAACGTGTTGTGTGCTGCGACAGGGCGTTCCATCTGCCCTCCCACTGCGGCAGCGACATGTGACGTCATGCAGGTGCATgacatcacatacacacacacactgggcccCCACAATCCTGGGTGGAACCTGGCGTGCCTGTGCTGAGGAGAAAGCGTGCCACCTATTTTTAGAGGTTGCAGGCTGCTATTCAACTTCTGTTGATCCTTTTACCTTCATATCATCCTTCTTCAttctcttctccttcccagcCTCCCTTCATTATCCCATTACTTTCTAGCAGATTGGGAAAATACATGAAATAAATATTGCCAACGTAAAACATGGACCAGGTGTTATAAATGTTTTGTActcctgcaaaagaaaaatggtgAAGAGATGCTCTTCGGGTCACTTAGGCCTAGTTCCTCTGATACTACTAACTTCTTTTCCAGATACtgcaagacagaaagaaaaaggttAAGGAGCCGCATAAACCACTTCGTTTCCTTGAGAAGATATCCAAGATCCCCGCTCGTCCTCCCACTCCAACACTGGAAGTGCCTTCACTGGTAGGTGGAATATTTCTGACCCTCTGAGGGGCCTTGGCCTATCTCCAAGGCAGGCTGCAGTTTTGGTGTGGGGGGAGGAAGATCAGAAAGGCAACAGGTAGAAATAATGACAGGCAGACAAGGGTCAGAGACAAGGGCCGAATCAGACCAGGCAGAAGGTCAAGTTCCAAGGCACAATAGAGGGTTGGAGAGCTCAGAATCAAGTGGAAGGTCAAAGGCAGGCAGGGGCACAACCTGACAAGGTGATGGTGGTCCgggaaagaaggagagaaagtGACTTGCACAAGAGTGGAGGCCCCTGCAAGTGCTTGCTCACCGTCCTCCCTGAGCTGGGCAGCAGCACTGGAGTGgggaaatgggacattctgggatcaaatcagaagctggggtggcttctgtaagtcCGGGATGTCCCAGGAAAGTTGAGACACTTGAAGGATATGCTAGAGTCTTCCTGATCTCCTGATCCTCTACAGATCCTAAGCATCCTTGGAGTAGATTTGTGCTTTAAAAATCTGAATGCCCCAATCTTTCCATTGCtatgcttcccttctgcccccccccccatatctgtATACAAACTAGGCTGGTATACAGGGATTAAAGTCAATAAATGTGAGCCACATTCTCAGAAATCTAGGTAATATTGTACAGATCATTCAGCGATGTCCTTTCCTGAGTGTCTTCCTGCAACAAAGCAGTTGGCAATGGCAAACTCTTCTTGTCTTTTGCAGATTGAAGAAGAGCGGGAACTAGCTGTGATTACACTGCAGAGCTTAATCCGAGGCAGAGCTATCCAGAATATGGTATTctcttggtttttcttttcttaagcaTCTAGTggcagattaaaaacaaaataatgagAGAAAGGTGCTGATAGGCCAGCACAAGAATCTTGGGAGAAAGGAGAAATTGGGGTGTGTGGGATGGGTGGCTGCACTTGGAACAGAGCTTGGGTGGATCTTTAATAAAGATGTAAGTAAGCCTGCAgtccagggaggaggagaaataagAAGACGGCTCAACCATCctcctttattttgttttggaatGATGATATTTCTTCCCCCAAGCAAGTGGTACCTTCTTTGGGCTAGATTCAAGTGGGTTTTTAAGTTATTCAGGTGCCTTGCTGGGCTTTAGAGAAAATGAATCCCTTGACCTCACATATCTATTTAGGACACACTTGAGTCAGTTGCTAGGGAGAAATTCATTATAAATAGAAGAGGAGCCTGGTTGGATCAGGCtaatgacccacctagtccagcatcctgttcttacagtggtcagCCAATGCCTCTGAGAAGCCTGTAAGCGGGAGCTGAGGGCAAGGGCTCTCTTCCTGCTTGCGTTCTGGGAATATTTCACATAGCTGTGTTGATAAAGACCACCACTGTGCTTTGCCCAGTGTCAGACCTGGTCGCCCCTTGTCTGCACACCAGGATCTTCTTTCCTGGTTTATTTCTCACAGTCAAGATCAGGATCCCCACCCTGCTTCTCTGGAGTGGATAATCAAAGTGTGGAAATTAATGGTTCTGCAAAAATTAACTTGTCAAATACATGAAAAGCAAGTGTGATTCCTTTCCCGATATATTGTTCCCTTTCTTTAAAGACATTGTGACTCTGAAGGGGAAACAGAACACTCCCCATAAATTCAGATTTGTTTCCCTGTGTTGTCAAGCATAGCCTGGTTCTTTAACATAGGTTGCTTCTCTACCTGGAGAAATGATTCTCTTATGAGGGAGTAGGTGGctatatttatgttttatttgtattttacttGTTCTGTTTGTTTATAAAACCATGTAAAAACTAaggtaatttatattttaaaaaatgagatgacAACAATAAAGTTTGGTGGGAGAGAACATTCAGGGAAGCGGCAtcttcattccttccttccctctgacTTCCTGACAGATGTTTGAAGGGAAGGAAAAGCGACTGGAACTGATCCGCGAGTTGCGCACCACTCATGCGCTTCAGGAGGATGGGCAGCTGTTGAAGAAGGCGGAGAAGCAAGTGACGTTGGCCTTGCAGAGGCAACGGGATCTGCATGAACACAAGGTTTGGCCATAAACATAGAGGCAGTTGACCAGTATCTTGTTTAAAGTCTTTCCCTTCTGTCTCCTACAACAATGTGTGCAACAGAAGCTTATGATGCAAGATGGCATTTGGTCATCTGAGGGAGGAATACAATTTCATAGTGGGTGCTTTGTTCAAGATAGGGCTTACCCAGAGTTTTGTATGCTAGGGTTACACAGAGGAACAAGATGGCTGGGTTAGCCAGTCATTGGAGTCATTACTTTAGGCAACTTGTGCCGACTGAGGAGGTAGCTGTTAGGTGGCTTTGCAGCTAGTTgcctgaccaaacccaaagagtgctcattaaaggttcctcatcatcctggaaaaaagtgacaagtggttCACTGCAGGTTCtctcctgggcccattgttgttcaacatctttctaaacaacttggatgaaggaattgaggggttgctcatcaaatttgcagttgACGCCAAACGGGGAGGGGTAGCTGATGCTGTAGAAGGCAGAACTGGGTTTCAAAATGACCttagcagattggagaactgggctcaagctaacaaaatgaatgtcACTAGGGACAAATGTCTAGATTCTGCACTTGGGCAGAAACaactagctgcacaaatataagatgggggacacctggcttgccagtagtacctgTGAAATGGATCCcttcttcctttgggggttctccagctgtttgctcccaccattcctgtgtccaaccagtccatgacccCCGCCCTGCAGGTGTActtgaactcccaactcccatcagctccaaaccACCAACTAGTGTGGGAATTGCagccctgcaacatctggagggcaccacgttgcctatctcagtgcagcagcagcagcagcacactgtTCCAGATTACGTTCACGTCTCCGGAAATAGCATGCATAGTCTTTTCAAGGCTGGGTTCAAATGCTCAGGCCTGGAGCTCATTTCCTGTGGAAAAAGTAACTTGTTTTATAGAACGGAGAATAATTCTTCCGTGTTGTATTTAGATGTCTCTCATGGAAAAGCACTTGGCTCGGGTGGAAGGGAGAGCCCTCTCCAACATGCTAGACTTCCTCTCCAAAGAGCTGATTCGGCTCCAGGACGAACGGAGGATCCACGCTTTTGCTATGCTTGCTGAAAGGCAACGCCGAATTCGGGAAGCCGAGGAGAGCGGCCGccggcaggtggaggagcggcgCAGGCGTGAGGAAGATGAGATCTTTAGACAGGTATGTGGGGGGACTGCAGTCCCAGTCATGGGGCTTTAAGTTTGTCCTGATACCTGCACAGTAAGTAAACTGAGTCAAGTGTGCTAGCCCTGTGGGAATTATTTGTAGAGGACTGTTTCTGCAGGGTAAGAGGGAGCTAGACTGCTGTGGGGATGTGCAGGGCTCTCACAGTCAAGGGAGCATAGATAGCATACTTTTTATCATTGTGTTTCATCCCAGTATTCGACATgtaccctgagatcaccttctgaggcccttcttcttgtgcctcctccttgagaggcccagagggtggcaacacgagaacggggccttttctgcagcggctccctgtctgtggaatgctgttcacctggcgccttcattatactcctttaagcgccaggcaaaaacgttcctttttaaccaggcctttggttgacctgattgacatccttttaaaatgtggctcttttttgagggggagggtgttattgtttttattttatatacagtggtacctctggttgcgaacgggatctgttccggaggcccgttcgcaaccctGAAAAGAACACAACTTGCGTCTGCGCATTTGCGCAAGCATGGgtcatgattcgccgcttctgcgcatgcgcgagcggcaaaacccggaagtaacccattctggtacttccgggtcaccgcggaacacaacctgaaaatgctcaacctgaagcaaacgtaacatgacgTATGGCTGTATTGTgatattttctgtgaaccgccctaagacctccgggtatagggcggtatataaattcaataaatgatcaTAATAATGTCTAGATTCTGTCACAGAGTACCCATTCCATACTTTGGAGTAAACTCTGGCCATTCTGCATACCTGACAGCTGATCCTTGGGCTGAACGTATATGTGCTAAACTAAATCTGCAGATAGATAAGTTAGTCACACAAACGCGAGCTTTGTGTTATTTATTCttatatctcacccttcctcccagcTTGGGTTGGCTGGCAATGATCATTAGGCCAAGTGAGGCAAAGtcttcaggtggcagatgctctGGGAGGGGAGGCGCAGTGGAAGCTCCCAGCTCACTCCTCCTGAGCCTCTCCCCTCAACATCTTCCTCTCTTGGAGGTCAGAACTGGGCAAGCCATACAGCCTCTCCGAAGGCCCCTAACCTAGTCTGCCACCTCATGTGCAGAGGAGGAGCCTATCCCATTGCGTATATTGAAGTGAGCTTGTGTGTGTTGGAAATGAAGAACCACCACCATCTTGGCCTCAGGTAGCAAATGTATTGGACTGGCTATAGGAAAGCAATAGTTGGAattgcaaggtgatgtctctgctttttaagatactgagcagagacatcaccttgctaacaaaggtccgtatagttaaagccatggttttcccagtagtgatgtatagaagtgagagctggaccatcaagaaggctgatcgccgaggaattgat
This portion of the Podarcis raffonei isolate rPodRaf1 chromosome 17, rPodRaf1.pri, whole genome shotgun sequence genome encodes:
- the CFAP91 gene encoding cilia- and flagella-associated protein 91 isoform X3 produces the protein MPLNVVYAMSKPEAYIDKVKSRDKPSYLISRSVGTQTDYRDGEAQTDPYSPEYVVPPGSIPELLTLVTLTWGRGLPATQAEVEVIERAREKRAWEATLPPLSDATQIAKRRRMMEEMERKEWAFREVEIEELQEVRLELLKALLRKREENRNELMVTRLDAHWFNLMQEKEEKIKKIQHEHIKAIRRLIAKGKNVEGKLDKRNVIRDYTEFDSQPYAPLSRIGYFPDNRADRFIVKNPFLNTYQGLLELEASLPASVTQPRTEAPKRKTTTRDGFIKRSARLELELAQVYQILQDRKKKVKEPHKPLRFLEKISKIPARPPTPTLEVPSLIEEERELAVITLQSLIRGRAIQNMMFEGKEKRLELIRELRTTHALQEDGQLLKKAEKQVTLALQRQRDLHEHKMSLMEKHLARVEGRALSNMLDFLSKELIRLQDERRIHAFAMLAERQRRIREAEESGRRQVEERRRREEDEIFRQVVKVHQSTVDSYLEDVILESMETTADEQAREEIQRVAVEINDIAYEMETRRTHLQSEEIVAELVYSFLIPEVRKMAIKEKVRQSQRKHIHAAHQIIHGTTETTVGQLFELQLATGVELSQLAIPSADLPPAAAEEQGAPEPHEPHELHEPHEPHEPQIPDSQTEPEMPPEGDGTDPSGSEETEKK